The Candidatus Dormiibacterota bacterium genomic interval CGAGTTCGTCCAGGCGGCGCGCTTCATGGGGGTGCCGCCGGCGGTGATCATCGCCCGCCACCTGCTTCCGAACATGTCGTCGCTGCTGATCATCGACGCCACCATCAACGTCGGCGGCGCCATCCTCGCCGAGACCGGGCTCAGCTACTTCGGCTTCGGCGTGCAGCCGCCGGACGTCTCGCTCGGCACCCTGATCGCCGACGGCACCCATTCGGCGCTCACCTTCCCCTGGCTCTTCCTCTTCGCCGGCGGCCTGCTCATCCTCACCGTGCTCGCCGTGAGCGTGGTCGGCGACGGCCTCCGCGACGCCTTCGACCCCAACGCCGCCGCGCCGCGGGGTCAGGCGTGAGCGAGGTCCTGTCGGTCGGCGACCTGACCGTCTCCTTCCCCAGCGAGGCGGGCTCGGTGCGTGCGGTGCGGGGGATCAGCTACACCGTCGCCGCCGGCGAGGTGCTCGGCATCGTCGGCGAGTCGGGCTCGGGGAAGTCGGTGTCGGCGCTGGCGGTGATGGGCCTGCTGCCCCGCACCGCCCGGGTCGAGGGATCGGTGCGGTTCCACGGCGAGGAGATGCTCGGACTCGGCGACCGCGAGCTCTCGGCGATCCGCGGCAAGGGGATCGCGATGGTCTTCCAGGACCCGCTGTCCGCGCTCACCCCGGTCTACACGGTGGGCGACCAGATCGCCGAGGCGGTCTCGGTGCACACGGCGGTGTCGCGCCAGCAGGCGTCGCGGCGGGCGATCGAGCTGCTCGAGCTGGTGGGCATCCCCGAGCCTGCGACCCGGGCGCGCGCCTTCCCCCACGAGTTCTCGGGGGGGATGCGGCAGCGGGTGATGATCGCGATGGCGATGGCCAACGACCCCGACCTGATCATCGCCGACGAGCCCACCACCGCCCTCGACGTGACCATCCAGGCGCAGATCCTCGAGGTGCTGAAGACCGCCCAGCGCGCCACCGGGGCGGCGATCGTGATGATCACCCACGACCTCGGGGTGATCGCCGGCTTCGCCGACCGGGTCATGGTGATGTACGCGGGCCGGCCGGTCGAGGCGGGCCCCGTGGACGAGCTCTTCTACCGGCCGCGGATGCCCTACACCCTCGGCCTGCTGGGGTCGCTGCCCCGCCTCGACGCCACCGAGCGCCAGCCCCTGACCCCGCTCGACGGCAGCCCGCCGTCGCTGGTCGACCTCCCCGCCGGCTGCCCCTTCGCGCCCCGCTGCCCGCTGCGGGTCGACGTCTGCCTCGACCGCGAGCCGGTGCTGGCCCACACCCTCGACCCCCGCCACACCGCCGCCTGCCACCGCCACGCCGAGATCGAGGCCCGCCGGCTCGGCCCCGCCGACGTCTTCCCCGCGCCGGTGGCGGGGGAGCCGGCGGTGGCCGCCATCCCCCGCGAGGACCGGCGGGTGGTGCTCGAGGTGCGCGACCTCGAGCGGCACTACCCGCTCACCAGGGGGGTGGTGTTCCGGCGCCAGGTGGGCACGGTGCGCGCCGTCGACGGGATCAGCTTCGACGTCCGCGAGGGCGAGACCCTGGCGCTGGTCGGCGAGTCGGGCTGCGGCAAGACCACCACGATCACCCAGATCCTCACCCTGGCCCGGCCGACCGCGGGCTCGGTGGTGGTGCTCGGCCGCGACAGCGCCGGTCTCGGCGGCGGCGAGCGCAAGGCCATCCGCCGCAACCTCTCGGTGGTCTTCCAGGACCCGCTGGCCTCCCTCGACCCCCGGCTGCCGGTGGGCGACATCCTCGCCGAGGGGCTGCGCACCCACGGGGTCCCGAAGCAGCGGCGCGACCGGCGGGTGGGCGACCTGCTGCGCCTGGTGGGGCTGGGGCCGGAGCACGCCAGCCGCTACCCCCAGGAC includes:
- a CDS encoding ABC transporter ATP-binding protein, with the protein product MSEVLSVGDLTVSFPSEAGSVRAVRGISYTVAAGEVLGIVGESGSGKSVSALAVMGLLPRTARVEGSVRFHGEEMLGLGDRELSAIRGKGIAMVFQDPLSALTPVYTVGDQIAEAVSVHTAVSRQQASRRAIELLELVGIPEPATRARAFPHEFSGGMRQRVMIAMAMANDPDLIIADEPTTALDVTIQAQILEVLKTAQRATGAAIVMITHDLGVIAGFADRVMVMYAGRPVEAGPVDELFYRPRMPYTLGLLGSLPRLDATERQPLTPLDGSPPSLVDLPAGCPFAPRCPLRVDVCLDREPVLAHTLDPRHTAACHRHAEIEARRLGPADVFPAPVAGEPAVAAIPREDRRVVLEVRDLERHYPLTRGVVFRRQVGTVRAVDGISFDVREGETLALVGESGCGKTTTITQILTLARPTAGSVVVLGRDSAGLGGGERKAIRRNLSVVFQDPLASLDPRLPVGDILAEGLRTHGVPKQRRDRRVGDLLRLVGLGPEHASRYPQDFSGGQRQRIAIARALALEPRLIVLDEPVSALDVSIRAGVINLLEELRARLGLAYLFVAHDLSVVRHIADRVAVMYLGRIVEIGTVAAVFDTPAHPYTEALLSAIPLPDPRRERARRRILLEGDLPSPFDIPSGCRFRARCPRYATLPEVLRERCRAEEPAPLPQGADHDAACHYPGVPAAL